A single genomic interval of Perca fluviatilis chromosome 19, GENO_Pfluv_1.0, whole genome shotgun sequence harbors:
- the LOC120547683 gene encoding filensin isoform X1 → MYKTSYVHEVRKEKYERSDVFDEEPVDSESSAGISAIQGWESLQELNSRFARYINRARVLEQRNAVFRKQLETLQRMEEASGLEEAFTEQTEVNRQRIRELSSDHAKLQRELKDACRMMDEFTSKYRNECDYQEQLRGTLEQLNKEADSSLLRNLEYQIQSQFLQDDINSTRDRHKKNLAEIQTYVNILKQINQTLPLAPNVSAGISEEQEKLLAQRKVPGLQSQLEEYKSALCQLQGQKQRLQAETAVLEQSIKNTQESYDNEIQMYNEQIESLRKEIEEAERSLEKFTSECRHLAMYQTSLENELERYKRIIENEDNRLNSAIIGTPITLFTTNYRYTHTPTASSRGRDITQAIQDITSIKPRQKILAKKVLKKKELTPKDVMDSGQEERNGGAAGEGPDDETKGIPSVEVQEKKAKRKEQGPVLTGVSPQDVPDGAQISKAFDTLCNIVRDRMRKYKKPEPIADFYTKGRYVLVTGDGSYPDPCFYTSTPSAGHIFVTIRDDMMPPYEPYTPAIPSPPTPPPIVDPRPLDPTLPSNGGGEKDDKGGKGKDNGGKGKHKGREPHPHSKNPSPVPPSFDPKDPTPADDQHKKSRDDHRQSGPTPKPAPRGASTSSSSSSSANTSTSTSSGSYTPDAMSYEKLEVVESVEKFSDGRRVKGYEETSMVVETMIEKSSKKKH, encoded by the exons ATGTACAAGACCAGCTACGTGCACGAGGTGCGCAAGGAAAAGTATGAGCGTTCAGATGTCTTCGATGAGGAACCTGTGGACTCTGAATCCTCTGCAGGCATCTCAGCCATCCAGGGCTGGGAGAGCCTTCAGGAGCTCAACAGCCGCTTTGCCCGGTACATCAACAGGGCACGAGTCCTGGAGCAGCGCAACGCCGTGTTCCGCAAGCAACTGGAGACACTGCAGCGGATGGAAGAGGCCAGTGGCCTAGAGGAGGCCTTCACAGAGCAGACTGAAGTCAACAGGCAGCGCATCCGGGAGCTGTCTTCTGACCATGCCAAGCTGCAGCGAGAGCTGAAGGATGCTTGCCGCATGATGGATGAATTCACCAGCAA ATATAGAAATGAATGTGATTATCAAGAACAGCTACGGGGCACACTGGAACAATTAAACAAG GAGGCTGACAGTTCTCTGTTGAGAAACCTGGAGTACCAGATCCAATCACAGTTCCTGCAGGATGACATCAACTCGACCAGAGATAGACACAAGAAG AACCTTGCAGAGATCCAGACctatgtaaacattttaaagcaaATCAACCAGACACTTCCCCTTGCTCCCAATGTGTCAGCGGGCATCTCTGAG GAACAGGAGAAGCTGCTGGCACAAAGGAAAGTGCCAGGGCTGCAAAGTCAGCTGGAGGAATATAAGAGCGCCCTCTGTCAGCTGCAGGGCCAGAAACAACGTCTACAGGCTGAG ACTGCAGTGTTGGAGCAAagcattaaaaacacacaggagAGTTATGACAATGAGATCCAGATGTACAACGAGCAAATCGAATCACTGCGGAAGGAGATTGAGGAAGCTGAGAGGTCCCTTGAGAAGTTCACCAGTGAATGTCGCCACCTGGCCATGTACCAGACATCACTTGAGAATGAGCTGGAGAGGTACAAGAGGATAATCGAGAACGAAGATAACAG GTTGAATTCAGCGATAATTGGCACTCCCATTACCCTGTTCACTACTAATTACCGCTACACTCACACACCCACTGCATCAAGCAGGGGGAGAG ATATCACCCAGGCTATCCAAGATATCACTAGCATCAAGCCCCGCCAGAAAATCTTGGCCAAGAAGGTCCTGAAGAAGAAAGAACTGACACCGAAAGATGTGATGGACAGTGGCCAGGAGGAAAGAAATGGGGGAGCAGCTGGAGAGGGTCCAGATGATGAAACGAAGGGGATCCCATCTGTGGAAGTGCAGGAAAAGAAGGCGAAGAGAAAAGAGCAGGGGCCTGTTCTCACTGGAGTGTCTCCACAGGATGTCCCAGATGGAGCTCAGATCAGCAAGGCCTTTGACACTCTTTGTAACATCGTCAGAGACAGAATGAGGAAGTACAAGAAGCCTGAGCCAATCGCTGACTTCTACACCAAGGGTCGTTATGTCCTTGTCACCGGCGATGGCAGCTACCCGGATCCATGCTTCTACACCTCCACACCATCAGCCGGCCACATCTTCGTCACTATCAGAGATGATATGATGCCTCCTTATGAGCCTTACACACCCGCCATACCCTCGCCCCCAACTCCTCCGCCCATAGTAGACCCCAGGCCTCTCGATCCCACTCTGCCCTCTaatggaggaggagaaaaggatGATAAGGGTGGAAAAGGTAAGGACAATGGAGGGAAAGGTAAGCATAAGGGCAGAGAGCCTCACCCTCACTCTAAAAATCCGAGTCCAGTCCCTCCCTCCTTTGACCCCAAAGACCCTACCCCAGCTGATGATCAACACAAGAAAAGCCGGGATGACCACAGGCAGAGTGGGCCCACTCCAAAGCCTGCGCCTCGTGGTGCCAGCACCAGCTCCAGCTCCAGTTCCAGCGCCAACACCAGCACGAGCACCAGCTCTGGCAGCTATACCCCAGACGCAATGAGTTACGAGAAGTTGGAGGTGGTGGAGTCTGTGGAGAAGTTCTCAGATGGCCGCAGGGTTAAAGGTTATGAGGAGACTTCCATGGTGGTGGAAACCATGATCGAGAAGTCCAGCAAGAAGAAACATTGA
- the LOC120547683 gene encoding filensin isoform X2: MNSPANVLCSRYRNECDYQEQLRGTLEQLNKEADSSLLRNLEYQIQSQFLQDDINSTRDRHKKNLAEIQTYVNILKQINQTLPLAPNVSAGISEEQEKLLAQRKVPGLQSQLEEYKSALCQLQGQKQRLQAETAVLEQSIKNTQESYDNEIQMYNEQIESLRKEIEEAERSLEKFTSECRHLAMYQTSLENELERYKRIIENEDNRLNSAIIGTPITLFTTNYRYTHTPTASSRGRDITQAIQDITSIKPRQKILAKKVLKKKELTPKDVMDSGQEERNGGAAGEGPDDETKGIPSVEVQEKKAKRKEQGPVLTGVSPQDVPDGAQISKAFDTLCNIVRDRMRKYKKPEPIADFYTKGRYVLVTGDGSYPDPCFYTSTPSAGHIFVTIRDDMMPPYEPYTPAIPSPPTPPPIVDPRPLDPTLPSNGGGEKDDKGGKGKDNGGKGKHKGREPHPHSKNPSPVPPSFDPKDPTPADDQHKKSRDDHRQSGPTPKPAPRGASTSSSSSSSANTSTSTSSGSYTPDAMSYEKLEVVESVEKFSDGRRVKGYEETSMVVETMIEKSSKKKH; this comes from the exons ATGAATTCACCAGCAA ATGTTTTATGTTCCAGATATAGAAATGAATGTGATTATCAAGAACAGCTACGGGGCACACTGGAACAATTAAACAAG GAGGCTGACAGTTCTCTGTTGAGAAACCTGGAGTACCAGATCCAATCACAGTTCCTGCAGGATGACATCAACTCGACCAGAGATAGACACAAGAAG AACCTTGCAGAGATCCAGACctatgtaaacattttaaagcaaATCAACCAGACACTTCCCCTTGCTCCCAATGTGTCAGCGGGCATCTCTGAG GAACAGGAGAAGCTGCTGGCACAAAGGAAAGTGCCAGGGCTGCAAAGTCAGCTGGAGGAATATAAGAGCGCCCTCTGTCAGCTGCAGGGCCAGAAACAACGTCTACAGGCTGAG ACTGCAGTGTTGGAGCAAagcattaaaaacacacaggagAGTTATGACAATGAGATCCAGATGTACAACGAGCAAATCGAATCACTGCGGAAGGAGATTGAGGAAGCTGAGAGGTCCCTTGAGAAGTTCACCAGTGAATGTCGCCACCTGGCCATGTACCAGACATCACTTGAGAATGAGCTGGAGAGGTACAAGAGGATAATCGAGAACGAAGATAACAG GTTGAATTCAGCGATAATTGGCACTCCCATTACCCTGTTCACTACTAATTACCGCTACACTCACACACCCACTGCATCAAGCAGGGGGAGAG ATATCACCCAGGCTATCCAAGATATCACTAGCATCAAGCCCCGCCAGAAAATCTTGGCCAAGAAGGTCCTGAAGAAGAAAGAACTGACACCGAAAGATGTGATGGACAGTGGCCAGGAGGAAAGAAATGGGGGAGCAGCTGGAGAGGGTCCAGATGATGAAACGAAGGGGATCCCATCTGTGGAAGTGCAGGAAAAGAAGGCGAAGAGAAAAGAGCAGGGGCCTGTTCTCACTGGAGTGTCTCCACAGGATGTCCCAGATGGAGCTCAGATCAGCAAGGCCTTTGACACTCTTTGTAACATCGTCAGAGACAGAATGAGGAAGTACAAGAAGCCTGAGCCAATCGCTGACTTCTACACCAAGGGTCGTTATGTCCTTGTCACCGGCGATGGCAGCTACCCGGATCCATGCTTCTACACCTCCACACCATCAGCCGGCCACATCTTCGTCACTATCAGAGATGATATGATGCCTCCTTATGAGCCTTACACACCCGCCATACCCTCGCCCCCAACTCCTCCGCCCATAGTAGACCCCAGGCCTCTCGATCCCACTCTGCCCTCTaatggaggaggagaaaaggatGATAAGGGTGGAAAAGGTAAGGACAATGGAGGGAAAGGTAAGCATAAGGGCAGAGAGCCTCACCCTCACTCTAAAAATCCGAGTCCAGTCCCTCCCTCCTTTGACCCCAAAGACCCTACCCCAGCTGATGATCAACACAAGAAAAGCCGGGATGACCACAGGCAGAGTGGGCCCACTCCAAAGCCTGCGCCTCGTGGTGCCAGCACCAGCTCCAGCTCCAGTTCCAGCGCCAACACCAGCACGAGCACCAGCTCTGGCAGCTATACCCCAGACGCAATGAGTTACGAGAAGTTGGAGGTGGTGGAGTCTGTGGAGAAGTTCTCAGATGGCCGCAGGGTTAAAGGTTATGAGGAGACTTCCATGGTGGTGGAAACCATGATCGAGAAGTCCAGCAAGAAGAAACATTGA